The following proteins are encoded in a genomic region of Nycticebus coucang isolate mNycCou1 chromosome 17, mNycCou1.pri, whole genome shotgun sequence:
- the PRR16 gene encoding protein Largen isoform X2 produces the protein MLPRIDEIPWTLGISKVVDQIDTLTSDLQLEDEMTDSSKTDTLNSSSSGTTASSLEKIKVQANAPLIKPPAHPSAILTVLRKPNPPPPPPRLTPVKCEDPQRIVPTGNPVKTNGTLLRNGSLPGGPSKIPNGDICCVPNSNLDKTAVQPLMHRPEKDRCPQPGPRERVRFNEKVQYHGCCPDCDTRYHIKTREVHLHSEPIHPPGKIPHQGPPLPPPPHLPALPLENGGLGISHSNSFPPLRPATVPPTAPKPQKTILRKSTTTTV, from the coding sequence GTGGTTGACCAGATTGATACACTGACCTCTGACCTGCAGCTGGAGGATGAGATGACTGACAGCTCTAAAACAGACACGCTGAACAGTAGTTCCAGTGGGACCACAGCCTCCAGCCTGGAGAAGATCAAAGTGCAGGCCAATGCGCCACTTATTAAACCCCCAGCACACCCATCCGCTATCCTCACGGTCCTGAGAAAGCCAAATCCCCCACCGCCTCCTCCACGGTTGACACCTGTGAAGTGCGAAGACCCACAAAGAATAGTGCCAACTGGTAATCCCGTAAAGACCAATGGCACCCTTCTGCGGAACGGAAGCTTACCAGGTGGACCTAGCAAAATTCCCAATGGAGACATCTGCTGCGTACCCAATAGTAACTTGGACAAGACTGCAGTGCAGCCTCTAATGCATAGACCTGAAAAAGACAGGTGTCCCCAGCCAGGGCCTCGAGAACGGGTTCGGTTTAATGAAAAAGTACAGTACCATGGCTGTTGTCCTGACTGTGATACCCGGTATCACATAAAAACCAGGGAGGTCCACTTACACAGTGAGCCCATCCACCCACCGGGAAAGATTCCTCACCAAGGCCCTCcgctccctcctccaccccacctccCTGCTCTCCCACTAGAAAACGGGGGGCTGGGAATCAGCCACAGTAACAGCTTCCCCCCTCTCAGACCCGCAACTGTGCCTCCCACTGCGCCCAAACCACAGAAGACGATCTTGAGGAAATCAACCACTACAACAGTGTGA
- the PRR16 gene encoding protein Largen isoform X3 gives MTDSSKTDTLNSSSSGTTASSLEKIKVQANAPLIKPPAHPSAILTVLRKPNPPPPPPRLTPVKCEDPQRIVPTGNPVKTNGTLLRNGSLPGGPSKIPNGDICCVPNSNLDKTAVQPLMHRPEKDRCPQPGPRERVRFNEKVQYHGCCPDCDTRYHIKTREVHLHSEPIHPPGKIPHQGPPLPPPPHLPALPLENGGLGISHSNSFPPLRPATVPPTAPKPQKTILRKSTTTTV, from the coding sequence ATGACTGACAGCTCTAAAACAGACACGCTGAACAGTAGTTCCAGTGGGACCACAGCCTCCAGCCTGGAGAAGATCAAAGTGCAGGCCAATGCGCCACTTATTAAACCCCCAGCACACCCATCCGCTATCCTCACGGTCCTGAGAAAGCCAAATCCCCCACCGCCTCCTCCACGGTTGACACCTGTGAAGTGCGAAGACCCACAAAGAATAGTGCCAACTGGTAATCCCGTAAAGACCAATGGCACCCTTCTGCGGAACGGAAGCTTACCAGGTGGACCTAGCAAAATTCCCAATGGAGACATCTGCTGCGTACCCAATAGTAACTTGGACAAGACTGCAGTGCAGCCTCTAATGCATAGACCTGAAAAAGACAGGTGTCCCCAGCCAGGGCCTCGAGAACGGGTTCGGTTTAATGAAAAAGTACAGTACCATGGCTGTTGTCCTGACTGTGATACCCGGTATCACATAAAAACCAGGGAGGTCCACTTACACAGTGAGCCCATCCACCCACCGGGAAAGATTCCTCACCAAGGCCCTCcgctccctcctccaccccacctccCTGCTCTCCCACTAGAAAACGGGGGGCTGGGAATCAGCCACAGTAACAGCTTCCCCCCTCTCAGACCCGCAACTGTGCCTCCCACTGCGCCCAAACCACAGAAGACGATCTTGAGGAAATCAACCACTACAACAGTGTGA